In a genomic window of Methanobacterium alcaliphilum:
- a CDS encoding carbohydrate kinase family protein: MIENRDLLAIGHTAFDYIIQVEDFPSPNSSAAIDRMKNLNGGAAANVSIVGAKLGLNTALVSAVGGDYINSEYQKMVINMGIDTSNMIIAEDNNTPTAFVLTNSNNDQISYFYWGAARNFKNADVPLNAIKNVKAVHLATGDPSFNHRCGEVAREEGKLISFDPGQDLHMYSPEELKHVVELCDILFGNHFEIDRIKETLGMSMQDLKQSGPDIVVKTYGKEGSTIYGDEKIKVDALVREAVDPTGAGDSYRAGFLTAYLNDKPLEYCGKFASSVSSFIVEAEGCQTNIPSYEMVIDRMND, from the coding sequence TTGATTGAAAACAGGGATTTACTAGCTATTGGTCACACAGCTTTTGATTACATAATTCAGGTCGAGGATTTTCCATCACCTAATTCATCCGCTGCCATTGATCGGATGAAAAATCTCAATGGCGGGGCCGCTGCCAATGTATCTATTGTAGGTGCGAAGTTAGGACTTAATACAGCCCTTGTATCTGCGGTAGGTGGAGATTACATTAATTCGGAATATCAAAAAATGGTAATTAATATGGGAATCGACACCAGCAATATGATAATTGCAGAAGACAATAACACACCAACAGCATTTGTATTAACCAATTCCAATAATGACCAGATTAGTTATTTTTATTGGGGTGCTGCTCGAAACTTTAAAAATGCGGATGTTCCACTAAATGCTATAAAAAATGTTAAGGCTGTGCATTTAGCCACTGGGGATCCCAGTTTTAACCATAGGTGCGGGGAAGTTGCAAGAGAAGAAGGAAAATTAATTTCATTTGATCCCGGCCAGGACTTGCACATGTATTCTCCTGAAGAATTAAAACATGTAGTAGAGTTATGTGATATTTTATTTGGTAATCATTTTGAAATAGACCGCATAAAGGAAACCTTAGGGATGAGTATGCAGGACCTAAAGCAATCAGGGCCAGATATAGTGGTTAAGACCTATGGAAAAGAAGGGAGCACTATTTACGGTGATGAAAAAATCAAAGTGGATGCCTTGGTTCGAGAAGCTGTAGATCCTACAGGAGCCGGAGATTCGTATAGAGCCGGTTTTTTAACTGCATATCTTAATGATAAACCATTAGAATACTGTGGAAAATTTGCATCATCTGTTTCATCATTTATTGTGGAAGCAGAAGGTTGTCAGACCAATATTCCTAGTTATGAAATGGTTATAGATCGAATGAATGACTAA